The Hordeum vulgare subsp. vulgare chromosome 7H, MorexV3_pseudomolecules_assembly, whole genome shotgun sequence DNA window ttggtctagatgtaggcatggacatagggggagtgttgttctctcaatgaactttccctccccccattatgcataaatcaatctagtctttcactttagccattgtcaaatgacacttgtgcttcaaagacgagcattggtcatgaacccaaggataattattcgcggtgtcataccattgtctcaaacataggtggcctcggccaccgcccctcccacctttcttttgtatagaagaaaggatatacaatgacaagtcagtacatttttctaggtgctatctcttttttacttacttgtcatttgcccaagttcttctcttatcctagccACGTTgtcacatttgcagcggtactaccgccagaggtagcggtactaccgccaggaccccagcggtactaccgccaggggtagcggtactaccgccaggattcccatctaacacgacctgctaggaaatttttagggttgtctcaagggggagcggtactaccgccaggaccccagcggtactaccgctgcatccagcggtactaccgccaggcagcggtactaccgctggcccgtaccccttgggctatataaaggagggggagcccgtttttctcaggctctttcttcttcctcgcggctcctccctcccctagcccgaaatccccctgttttgatctcgtttcgtggagctccttctctccgttggattggaagggttgctccacctctccttcctcctccaagggccatgaatcccggtaaagctcctccccttcttctatttggttgatgttcttgttctagggttaggagcattgggggattgcatccatgtctttgatcttgtgccttgttcttggatggcatggaggagatatttgaggggagtgtaggtcctatgaatcgttgctgattattttgccatgccctaggatttacttgttttagatcaagcacttgaactatgtttggattagatctaaaacttgctctttcttgcctaggcatgtacttatttcggtgatacctgtgatcctcatgtgagtagggctcGGGTGGAGTTCTcagtgttcatatacagcccatgcccctcgtaaaaatcgtgtagccctatgcatgaggtctatttttatctgtcagatctgaaagtcaaaaccccggcggtactaccgctaggacccccagcggtactaccgcgaggggtagcggtactaccactaggaccccagtggtactacctccaggggtagcggtactaccgctaggaggattcactgtgtattcttttcatgtgcttgacaatgagtgtttatttttctgttttttctagttcattgccttgactctttttgtcgcctcttttcactgtgtgttttgtgtcacaggtagttctcgccgttcggaccccccacgggacacgcagtcaaagcagtatcgcaacccagaggctcccgaggggtctgccacctcaggtctgcaacccaaaaagcagtccttcaagaagaccgcgagCAAGGATAAGAggatcaatgtccgaacaatgtcccccaaggactttctgcagtttcgcactcagaaccattatctcaaagagaaggctgtgatcaaggatgttgatcatgtttgggcaaaggatcagtgcaggatctaccgtgatattgtcatgcatttcaagaagaactatgtccccgttcagtggattgacctagctcatcttcagcggaacctggactattttggtgatgccctctctctgattgacaaactgggcatcaaggacatcatcactttcaagacagattttgaccccactgctgttgctcagttttatgtcacggtccacttctctcctgatgaagagcgctctatggtgtggatgactgggactcagaaggtgaccggtacctggcgtgaattcatgacattctcaaggttgacttccagggagctgacactccacttgggttgcgtccgcatgctgcagcccccactgataggcccgccgcaaaggacagattgcagcaactctatttgaataagggtgtgctccccaagcatctggacatcatgcatcagaTCCTTCACAACACCCTCTTCcttcgcattggtaacttcgacgaggttcatggctctttggctgagatgctgctgctttgtgaggaggctatgactaaggagtctgccccacttgatatttctgatgtgatgttcacggagctctggaactgcatcatcatgcgtaaggttcccatctacgggccctatctgttcgcttatattcgtcacaagtggcaagaggcttttccggaggaggtgctctacgctcagtctgactacattgtgcacggcccgatcaagcttcgcgtcaaggagaaatgggccaacccatcaacttcctctcagcacatggataccgacacggagactgctgctgacaaaggaaccgcctctcagtcccgctcttctgccatgccatcttgggccatcaaactgcaggataagatgaagactctattctgtatgcaggctaagggtcggtaccagacacacgtggctcagaaggagagccgccagaggcacaagcgtgttctcaggactcttgatgtggacatctccagcggatcagagaacgacatcactccagaggctacttggatgcaggctcaaggttaccactggtctggcgatgaggaggaagaggaggagcaggacgatcaggagggtaccgacgagtctgacgatgctgaggatgaggagtaactacctgtggcgttaggtgtgcccctttttggtgtcttgtgccaaagggggagagagtctaggagctggatttgctttcatagtcgaactttgctttgctttgctttctttcgtggtttgcttcgaacttggtttgcttctagtttgctatcgtttgtaagacatgaacttatgtgagatttatttccatcatatgttgtgagtcatatgccctgtattgtcatatatctctatctttttgttctcatattattctctgtgcaaatccggtattgtcatcaatccaccaaaaagggggagattgttggggcatagtttatgcctaagtaattttggtgattgattacAGTACCGTAAagtactaaccgtgtgtgttaaggtttcagataacacacgtcaacggcacaagacgactcgtctcctcattcatggaacggaagcacggcctctctacgattctctttatttgagtcataggaaagccgtactattaagaggggatccgtagtggaaaggtttgggtggaatctatctttgcacacgcacacttcacatattatcCCTTACCTTCTtcattggagcggcccccgccactgtgtttctttcctccttgcaaattggtccccagcggtagtaccgctggccctagcggtagtacagctgaaatgctagcggtagtaccgccctggtcagcggtagtaccgcccctggtcagcggtagtaccgctggctggagcttagtaccgcctgcctagcggttgttcgtggacggacctttttgcgaagactttcttggcggtggtagtgcttttgcactaccaggggcccagcggtagtaccgctggagttccagcggtagtaccgctaggcggcggtagtaccgcccctggtcagcggtagtaccgctggagtgcgagcggtagtaccgctgcagccagcggtagtaccgctggagctcggggagagagtgggaaaacggtctgattccccccccccccccactatataaagggttcttctagctgtggaacatcATCTCTTACCtttccaagctccattgttgcgccccaagctcaaaagtgcccgatctctctccctagccaatcaaacttgatgattctttagggattggttgagaaggcctagatccacacttccaccaagagaaaagttgattcccccaccaatcccttgcggatctttttactcttgggtgtttgagcatcctagacggttgaggttacctcgaagccatattccattgtggtgaagcttcgtggtctagctgggagcctccaagctctgtgtggagttgccccaacctcgtttgtaaaggttcgatcgccgccttcaagggcacctatagtggaatcacggtaccttgcatcgtgcgagggcgtgaggagaatacggtggccttagtggctttttggggagcattctgcctccacaccgctccaacgaagacgtacttcctgtcaaagggaaggaacttcggtaacacatcctcgtctccattggttccacttacggttatctctatcctttactttgtatttgcttatccttgtgactatatcttacttatcTTATTAGCTCtctttgttagcttctttagggttcacctcattgtcgtattatttgtgaacccgtatgttgtttaccttaactcgttaagattaattaaaaagtggtcgttgtctattcacctccccccctctagccaaccatatcgatcctttcaatcaaAAGGACCCAAAAAAATTCCACACACTTGCATAACCATGGCAAGCATCCATGCCAACTTGCATTGATTTTTGACATTTTATGAATTTGTAAGGGTTTTCCAAGTGGAAAAATCCTAAATACAGATTGGTCGTGATCGAAAGTGCATACGGTGTTCGAATTAGTTGAAATTTTGCATGGAGGGTTACCATGGGCATGTCCACCTAAACAAAAAAATGATGTCATTTCATACATGGCAAGGTAATACACCATGTTCAAAGGTGGTGCTTCGGGCGCGTCCCATATCTGCCCCAGAATATGGGCCGGATATGGGGAGTGTCGGCCAGTCTGGCCGTTTGGGACAAAAATGGATAGCCCGGTTGGATGGCCAAAAACGGTCCGACAAAGACCGGATAGTCGATCGGGTGTTTCGTCCGGGTATGAAGACTTTTTTTGTAGATGCTCTTAAGCCGTTGTGTTGTGTGGCCGTTAATGAAAGCAATCATGTTTGGGAAAAAAGTTAATGAAGGGAAGCCCCTTCAATCAAACTCAAACAAATGTTATCCTACCATCACATGAGGTTTCATCACAATGAGATAATACCCGGGGAAACTAAATTACAATAAAAATCGGTGAGGAAAACATGTGAACAACTCAAAAAACAAAGCATTTGAAGACTGTTTTGAAGTTTAAAAACTTCTATATATTGAATAAGCATGTTGAAGGGATGGTTTTTCTTTAGATATGTAAAATTTTAAGTGCGAAATAGTCAACATCACTATTCATTACTTAATTTATTTTTAATACACCATAAATGaatttgtgtttgatcttgaaaTTTCACATTGTTGAAAAGTAAATGTCACTCCCCCTCCACTACTCTTTGTCGGAAAGGTTTCATCATCGATGTGCACACAAGTacaaacttatgaaataagtggaAAAATATATTTGTGAAATCCAATTGAACATCAAGTTCATATACAAATTAGTTCCCTTtttgggggggtgggggtgggggggggggggggggggtcatacAAATTAGTTACCTGGAGATTAGTAGCAAGTCATACAAATTAGTTACGTGGAGATTAGTAGTAATGTCTGTATCTTGAAGATAAAATGGAGGATTGGATGGGATAAGCAATGAATAACAACAAAAGGTAAAATATAAAACAAATGCGAAACAATATTACCCAAATTGCAAGCAGTTTCTATACATTTACAATGAGGCTCCGAGTCTCATTCCAGGAAACATGAAACCAGAAACAAATGAAATCAAACGACCACAACATTAGTTTGAGAAACCGAACTCACAAGCACAATGCCCCAATCTACAAATACTTTCACAGAACCACAAATAAGCTGGTATCGGAGGACATTTCATCATTTCTTCTTGGCAAATTCCTTAGCTTCCTTTTTTTCTCGCTCCAACTTCTCAAACACGCTGCCATCATAGACCGCCTTGACAGTCTCCTTGTGAAGAAATCCATCCTTATCTTTGCACAACGCATAGAGAAGTCTCCACTCTCCAAAGGCACCCACCCTGCCACATTATTTTTATCCAGAAGCATGAGCTTAAAAAAAGAGCGCGCTGCTTACATTTTTTACATTGTTCATACTCCAGATGAAGTAAGCTTACCGTCCTTTGAAATCTTTAGGGTCCCTGTTTGCTTTAAGCATCTCTCCCAGCTCTTTGCTTGTTAGGGCATCAGGCCTGGTGTGGGCATGCTTCTTGAATATCTCCTCAAACTTTTCAGGAACAAACCTGAAATTTTGACAAACTAAAATGTTAGTAAGTATTCACCCATGTTAGTAATcgcttgatgcagaggccgggggtaatcctccttttcaagaaagaaaaaaatgcatCCATATTAGTCCTTTTAGAGAAGAAAGGCAATGATCTACTCCTTCTAAAACAAATTAGCATTGGGAAACGCAATTTTGCAACAGTAGGACTTCCCTGGCATCATACAAGAACATTCTATTATGTCAAAGCCACATGTTGGCAACCATACCTTTCACCTGTGTTTAACAAAGAGGAAAGAAAGGCAACACAACATTCCTAGGTCGTTCATAGTCGTGCAACCACATCACACATGTGGCAAGGTTTTGAAGAAGAAAAAAACTCCTACATGTacccttcataattatttgcattTGTGTACTATACGTAAAAAAAAAAGTGTGGATCTACAATAGCAAAAGCATACAGTTATATATCCACGTGTATCTTGGACTTGTAGGTGTTCATAGAAATAGGATGTGCATGTGTGAGCTCATATGAATGAGTATATATGCGTGTTTGTGAGCATCTGCGTGTCTGTGTTAAAAAAATCACATAGTACTTTTCATTGTTTTACTTCCTAAATAAAATGGATTTGATTGCAGTTTGCTCTCCAATTGCACATCTGAACCATTAACTTGTATGGTTGATTATATTTTGTACATTTGGTTTGAAAGCCATTCGATTCCTTTCACTTTGCTATGCAATTGTCTCTTTTAGAAACGTGCAATTATCCTTTTTATATCTTATCACTAGTTTGTATGCTTTGAAAGGGAGGTGtcccctcaaaaaaaaaaaagaaaaaaaaaagaaagggaGGTGCCAGTAGATTCCCCCGTAGAGATGTGCATGGGGTAGCAATAAGTAGCATGACCTTCCCGCCCTAGTGGTGATGGGCACATAGCACTACGAGATAAGAGTACTGTGGTAGGAGCTATAAAGTACCTTCCGTTGGTATCGTACACGTCTGTGTCACTCCCATGCTTGCCCTGCTGAATGGTCTTCACGTAGATCGGGAACTTGAAAGCCGGAGGCTTCACGTTCGCCTGCAGCAACACAAGGATAATCAACCGATCCATCAGTAACATGAACTAAATTCTAGTGGAGCGGCACCTCTTTACGCCAGAAACAACAATGTTCTGGTTAAGGAAGGTAGGCGGCATCTCTTTCTTTCTTCCCTTTGCCGCCACACTCTGAAAGAATGCAGCTAGCTACGCAAAAGTGGAGACGCCACCAGACTACTACCGAGTGATCAAGAACAGTGTAGCTAACAGAGTAGCATCTTTGTCTCCGTCGTCCACATGGTGGAGAGATCGGTCGACCAGTGGCAGAGAGCGAGAGGGTTTCTGCGCGTACATATATAGTACGTACCGGCACCGTCGTGGGCGCAAGGAAGGCGTTGATGAAGGCGGCGCCGGCGGCGGAAACGACGACGCCGCAGCCGATGGCGCGTAGCCCCTGGTAGGTCTCGGAGGGGTAGATGATGCCGTCCCTGTTCCTGTCGAAGAAGGCGGCGTGCTTCTGCAGCGGCGTCAGCTCGTGGTTGTACACGTCCGCCAGGGAGGACTCCtccgcctgctgctgctgctggctcCCAGCTGCTGCCGTCTCCGCAGGTTTGGAGCCCATGGGATGGATCTATGGTTTCGGCCGGCCGGCGATCGAGGGGCGGGAGGACGGCGTCGCGGGGAGAATGAGATCAGCTGGATATCTCGGTGTGGTTATGCCAAGGTGGCGCGGTGAGAGGGAAAGCGGTAGTGGCTTCGGGCTTGGTGGTGGTGTACTGGTGGCCGGGGAGTTCGTGGGGTATATGTAGCGCTCCGTCCAATCCAACGGTGCCGTGCGCGCGGGTACCAGCCAGCCATGCACGCGACGCACTTCAtttaatttctccatgatctcgcTGCTTCTGTTTGCTTCCTTTGACCTCGCAGTCTCGCACCGCCCCACTTTTGGTACTGGTGTATTTTCTTGAGATACAGTACGATATCTTGCCGATGTCGACGCCTGTGAGGCTGTGACCACGTAGGTAGAGCAAAAATAGCATGTTCCTTCAGTTCTTCACCGGCTAGCTGCCACGTCGCCTCAAGATTCCAATACCAAAAGGTATGCAGTGACCTATTCGATTCACAAAACTCTCACACCGCAGGAAAGTTAAAATAGAATACATTGTCCTTCTCTGTCCGGTCACTAACAGGACACATTCTAAACGTATGAGGAATCATTTGAGGCGTTCCGTTATAGATGCTTTtatccttttgtttttcttttctgttgAAATATATTGTTCATACCTGTTCAATAATTCAAACTTTTGAAACAACACGTTACTGTTTGGATTCAATATGATATCAAAATTAAAATGTCTTGAGTTTAAGACCTTGCGAACGCAGTATTTAAAAAGATTCCGTGACCTACATAAATCCTAATTAAGAGCCTCTACAATCGGCCCTTCATATCTCCTTCAAACGCTCGGACAGCCCGTCCAGTCATTGACCAGTCACAAAAAAAGATCCAGTCGGACCACTCAAACGTCCGGACTGACCGGCACCCCTtatatccagcccaaatatggagTGGATATGGGGGAGCCCGGGCACGTCCTGCATCGATCCCACATATATTCACCTCCAGATCCGTCGATCACAAGCTCATCCCACGCGGCCCCGAGGAGGAGACGGTTGTCCGGCTTGTCCTTCGCCGCTCCCGGCAGGTGGCCGCCCTTCGGTAGCATTCTGACTCGCAGCATTGGGAACCCATTGCGTCGACACAGCCAGTGCCTGGGTCCGGCGCCGTTGCCTCACTGAAGGCGGTGCGGTCCGTCTGGTGTTCAAACACTGTGGCGGACGCGCAACCCCTCTATTGGTGCGCCGAGGGCGTGGCATCCTCGAACGCAACATGGTGTGGCATGCCCGCCGTGCGAGGCAGCGcgcacgggaggcggcggcggccccGCGGTGGTGGGCATTAGGTAGGCGGAGTCACACTCTTCGACGTCCATATAATGCAGGGTGCGGGCGCTGCAAACCGCGTCGTGATGGACATCGTCTCCTCCCTGGAAGAATCCAACATCGACCTGACGTCCACCGGCATCGTTCGTGTTACGGGCTCTGACGAGAAAGAGTAGGGCATGTGAGACGGTGGGAGCTCGACTCCCGTAAGCCGGCTAGTGTCCCATGTCCAACTCTACCTCGTCGTAGACCGGACCGACACTACGAGGGACGCACCGTCGGACATGGGCACGATGGAACTGGACGAGCTCCGCTTGTATTATGTTTACGTTGCAAGTAATAATATGAATTTGAAGTTTTAGTTTAAGGTGCCCGGCTATAGAATGCATTATTTGAGATGTGATCGATCAATGTCTACGAACGCGTCTACACGTCCGTTAACGTTTAAGGGGCCGGATTTGTGAAATCCGGCCGTAGATACTCTAAATAAGCTTAGACGTGAGaagaaatattaaaatatattatCTATCTTTTTTTATGAGTTTGGACTTTTTGAGCAACTAATCGGTGCACGAATTCAGTATCTTCCACGTTGGTGAGACGATCCGTTGGTTAATTATTCCCACTCAATATCCGGATGCGACTATGAGAGCGCAGTCGAGCACATTATCGTAATTTTAAACCAAATTTCACGTGTACGTGAGTTTACCTGTTCTCGACATGTCATTTTACATTTTTCTGAAACTTACAGATACGTTTTCCGTGAAATTTGAAGCATCAGGACCATATGAACCCACGGTATCTTCAAAGCATATAATAAGATAAAGCAGTTGATTACGTGGAGAGGGCCCGTCATAGGCACTTCTTAAGGCCAACAAAATCTAAAACGAAAGGTGTGACAACGCACGCACGTGAAGCTCAAGCTACGTACAACTCGTCATGTCGTAAGCCGTAACCTCGAGAATAAACATACTGTCCATGACGAACGCCGGAGGAAGGATGGACGGTAACTTTTCCAGCGCGCGGCAATGTTATGTTCCCTCGTGACGATGATTGAACGGGAACGGGATGGAGCCCCACCCCGACGCCGACGAGCGATCACGATTCACGCGAACGAACGGAGGCACGCCACGACGTGCGCCGCGCGCGTCGGCCACGCGTGCAATccacagctagctagctagcgcgCGCCTACGTCCCCGTCGAGCCCCACGTTCCCGGCCGCGAGACGCGAACCCAAGATTTCCCGGCGAGGCGACGCGCGGAAGCGAAGAGACAGCCGGCGACGTCGACGGGCCGGTGCCACCACGCATGCACCAGCACCACTCTTCCTCCCGACCCGGACCACCGAGAGTCCTTGACGTGCACGATCCACACGGGCCTGATCAATCAGACACTGTGCACGGTTGACCCCATCCTCATGTACCCTGCCCACGTATGTGTGCACCATCGATCGAGAGGTGGTTTCGCCGAATGCTACAGGAGCCGCCCGCAATTCCCAGATTTAGCACAGGGAACTCAGCTGGTCATCAGATTGCTGACATTTTTGTGTAGGCAACAAGAGCCGGGGCTGCGTGTTGTGGCGGTAAGCTGCGGGTTCCTTCACGCCAAACCCAAACTGTCGGGAGCTCTCGTGGCTTCGGCCGATTATGTGGCCGTGCACGCTTGGTTTCCACATGCTTCGGGAGATTGCACCACACCGCACTCTAAAACTCCATGTTGCGAAATTTATACGATGCACAGCGCCGCTGCGTCAAGTCTTCAAGATTTTCAATTCATTCCTTTATGGAAGATTTATGTAGCAGACGTAGTATACGAGTACTTATCCAAACTCGATCCCATTGCTTTTTGTTCGGATCCGAAGACGTCATCGTCACCTCCTGTCATATAACATCTCTCATGCATttctttaacagaattattagatCATTCTCCATTCGCCCAGGCTGCTCTTTCCGTGTTCCGATCGAGCCCTGGCAGCTGCAGACAACTTATGCTGTAGTATGTTTATCTACACGctatatatgctcaagctgtaaaTTAAACGGCAACAGAAAGGCTGGTGATTGTATAGTTAttatattatactccctccgttcctaaatataagtcttttaagcgattttactaaaggactacatacagagcaaaatgaatgaatctacactctaaagtatgtctacatacatccgtatgtagtactctaatgaaatctctaaaaagacttatattatgaaacggagggagtataatagtGCTTGGTTATCATCAAGAGTCGAAAGTCAGGACAACTCACGAGCTCCGTTGACTCAGC harbors:
- the LOC123406956 gene encoding probable peroxygenase 5, with the protein product MGSKPAETAAAGSQQQQQAEESSLADVYNHELTPLQKHAAFFDRNRDGIIYPSETYQGLRAIGCGVVVSAAGAAFINAFLAPTTVPANVKPPAFKFPIYVKTIQQGKHGSDTDVYDTNGRFVPEKFEEIFKKHAHTRPDALTSKELGEMLKANRDPKDFKGRVGAFGEWRLLYALCKDKDGFLHKETVKAVYDGSVFEKLEREKKEAKEFAKKK